In a single window of the Rhodamnia argentea isolate NSW1041297 chromosome 2, ASM2092103v1, whole genome shotgun sequence genome:
- the LOC115754171 gene encoding actin-related protein 8 isoform X2: MSTILRKIVELASNRPSSAPGSSRNRARLAQSSLGAFERLPEDVLVQILRLLGPKDAMKTSLVCKSWKSLVSDDRLWISFLQNQSQPWESIFFAETNLRFGCPVQTFSSEVPELSFISIYSQRAQVPGALIIDGGSGYCKFGWSKYDCPSGRSATFLEFGNIESPMHARLRHFFATIYSRMQVRPSTQPIVVSIPICHYDDTESAKASRRQLKEAIYSTLFEMNVPAVCAINQATLSLYAARRTSGISVNIGFQSTSIVPILHGKVMRKVGVEVTGIGALKLTGFLRELMQQKNMSFESLYTVRTLKEKLCYVAADYNAELRKNTEASYEVSGEGSFILSKERFQTGEILFQPRMAGVRTMGLHQAIALCMDHCHAAELNADDTWFKTVVLSGGTACLPGLAERLEKELHGLLPPSVASGIRVVTPPYGADTAWFGAKLISNLSTFPGPWCLTKKQFRHKSRFNLLW; the protein is encoded by the exons ATGTCGACGATCCTGAGGAAGATTGTCGAATTGGCGTCCAATCGGCCGTCTTCCGCACCCGGCTCGTCGAGGAACCGCGCGCGCTTGGCCCAGTCGTCCCTGGGGGCCTTCGAGAGGCTCCCGGAGGACGTGCTGGTGCAGATTCTGAGGCTGCTGGGGCCCAAGGACGCGATGAAGACGAGCCTGGTGTGCAAGTCGTGGAAGTCGCTCGTGTCCGACGATCGCCTCTGGATTTCGTTCCTCCAGAACCAGAGCCAGCCCTGGGAATCGATTTTCTTCGCCGAGACCAATTTGCGGTTCGGCTGTCCGGTTCA GACGTTCTCAAGCGAGGTGCCTGAGCTATCGTTTATAAGTATATACAGCCAGCGAGCGCAAGTACCTGGTGCTCTCATAATTGACG GTGGTTCTGGATATTGCAAATTTGGGTGGAGCAAATATGATTGTCCATCTGGCAGGTCAGCAACCTTCCTG GAATTTGGCAATATCGAATCTCCAATGCATGCCAGACTTCGGCATTTTTTTGCTACAATCTATAGCAG GATGCAGGTGAGGCCATCAACGCAGCCAATCGTCGTGTCCATTCCAATCTGCCACTATGATG aTACTGAATCCGCAAAAGCATCAAGAAGGCAGCTCAAAGAGGCCATCTACTCTACTTTATTTGAGATGAATGTTCCTGCTGTCTGTGCCATTAATCAG GCAACTTTGTCACTCTATGCAGCGAGGCGAACTTCAGGAATTTCTGTCAATATTGGTTTCCAGTCGACCTCCATTGTTCCAA TTTTGCATGGTAAAGTGATGCGCAAGGTGGGTGTGGAAGTCACAGGCATTGGAGCTTTAAAACTGACAGGATTCCTCCGGGAGCTGATGCAGCAGAAGAATATGAGTTTTGAGTCGTTGTATACAGTTCGTACATTGAAGGAG AAGCTATGTTATGTTGCGGCTGATTATAATGCCGAGTTACGCAAGAACACAGAAGCATCTTATGAAGTTTCAGGGGAAGGGTCATTTATACTTTCAAAAGAACGCTTTCAAACGGGGGAAATCCTATTTCAACCTCGCATGGCAGGAGT ACGAACAATGGGTTTGCACCAGGCAATAGCGCTTTGCATGGACCATTGCCATGCTGCAGAGCTTAATGCTGATGACACATGGTTCAAGACTGTGGTCCTGTCAGGAGGAACAGCATGTTTACCTGGACTAGCAG AGAGGTTGGAGAAGGAATTGCATGGACTTCTTCCCCCTTCCGTAGCAAGCGGGATCAGGGTCGTAACACCACCTTACGGTGCAGATACTGCTTGGTTTGGGGCCAAGTTAATCAGCAAT TTGAGCACATTCCCTGGGCCCTGGTGCTTGACGAAGAAGCAGTTTCGACACAAGTCTAGATTCAACCTCTTATGGTGA
- the LOC115754171 gene encoding actin-related protein 8 isoform X1, translated as MSTILRKIVELASNRPSSAPGSSRNRARLAQSSLGAFERLPEDVLVQILRLLGPKDAMKTSLVCKSWKSLVSDDRLWISFLQNQSQPWESIFFAETNLRFGCPVQTFSSEVPELSFISIYSQRAQVPGALIIDGGSGYCKFGWSKYDCPSGRSATFLEFGNIESPMHARLRHFFATIYSRMQVRPSTQPIVVSIPICHYDDTESAKASRRQLKEAIYSTLFEMNVPAVCAINQATLSLYAARRTSGISVNIGFQSTSIVPILHGKVMRKVGVEVTGIGALKLTGFLRELMQQKNMSFESLYTVRTLKEKLCYVAADYNAELRKNTEASYEVSGEGSFILSKERFQTGEILFQPRMAGVRTMGLHQAIALCMDHCHAAELNADDTWFKTVVLSGGTACLPGLAERLEKELHGLLPPSVASGIRVVTPPYGADTAWFGAKLISNVDCDFSRHYRVFWHNTVEHIPWALVLDEEAVSTQV; from the exons ATGTCGACGATCCTGAGGAAGATTGTCGAATTGGCGTCCAATCGGCCGTCTTCCGCACCCGGCTCGTCGAGGAACCGCGCGCGCTTGGCCCAGTCGTCCCTGGGGGCCTTCGAGAGGCTCCCGGAGGACGTGCTGGTGCAGATTCTGAGGCTGCTGGGGCCCAAGGACGCGATGAAGACGAGCCTGGTGTGCAAGTCGTGGAAGTCGCTCGTGTCCGACGATCGCCTCTGGATTTCGTTCCTCCAGAACCAGAGCCAGCCCTGGGAATCGATTTTCTTCGCCGAGACCAATTTGCGGTTCGGCTGTCCGGTTCA GACGTTCTCAAGCGAGGTGCCTGAGCTATCGTTTATAAGTATATACAGCCAGCGAGCGCAAGTACCTGGTGCTCTCATAATTGACG GTGGTTCTGGATATTGCAAATTTGGGTGGAGCAAATATGATTGTCCATCTGGCAGGTCAGCAACCTTCCTG GAATTTGGCAATATCGAATCTCCAATGCATGCCAGACTTCGGCATTTTTTTGCTACAATCTATAGCAG GATGCAGGTGAGGCCATCAACGCAGCCAATCGTCGTGTCCATTCCAATCTGCCACTATGATG aTACTGAATCCGCAAAAGCATCAAGAAGGCAGCTCAAAGAGGCCATCTACTCTACTTTATTTGAGATGAATGTTCCTGCTGTCTGTGCCATTAATCAG GCAACTTTGTCACTCTATGCAGCGAGGCGAACTTCAGGAATTTCTGTCAATATTGGTTTCCAGTCGACCTCCATTGTTCCAA TTTTGCATGGTAAAGTGATGCGCAAGGTGGGTGTGGAAGTCACAGGCATTGGAGCTTTAAAACTGACAGGATTCCTCCGGGAGCTGATGCAGCAGAAGAATATGAGTTTTGAGTCGTTGTATACAGTTCGTACATTGAAGGAG AAGCTATGTTATGTTGCGGCTGATTATAATGCCGAGTTACGCAAGAACACAGAAGCATCTTATGAAGTTTCAGGGGAAGGGTCATTTATACTTTCAAAAGAACGCTTTCAAACGGGGGAAATCCTATTTCAACCTCGCATGGCAGGAGT ACGAACAATGGGTTTGCACCAGGCAATAGCGCTTTGCATGGACCATTGCCATGCTGCAGAGCTTAATGCTGATGACACATGGTTCAAGACTGTGGTCCTGTCAGGAGGAACAGCATGTTTACCTGGACTAGCAG AGAGGTTGGAGAAGGAATTGCATGGACTTCTTCCCCCTTCCGTAGCAAGCGGGATCAGGGTCGTAACACCACCTTACGGTGCAGATACTGCTTGGTTTGGGGCCAAGTTAATCAGCAAT GTGGATTGCGACTTCTCTAGACATTACCGTGTTTTCTGGCATAACACAGTTGAGCACATTCCCTGGGCCCTGGTGCTTGACGAAGAAGCAGTTTCGACACAAGTCTAG